Proteins encoded together in one Lathyrus oleraceus cultivar Zhongwan6 chromosome 5, CAAS_Psat_ZW6_1.0, whole genome shotgun sequence window:
- the LOC127087160 gene encoding uncharacterized protein LOC127087160 yields MSFVSLCVTLSLVFGFLILFIFAQVFYFLWWKKRRTNLDIEMEQGSFQKGVFYWWCWKKTSRSLDVTNVNRDIETSNHEQDIELGVEGKDLLLKPYGEESLELELMRLHNLPGPPRFLFTITEETKEDLESEDGKSKCGRSRKGSRTKSLSDFIETPFGLSPLKCSSDSLDSYKHQGFNNPLFEASGESEFNRFRSSPPPKFKFLRDAEEKLYRRLMEESRRKEVEENHEYEVEDSPKRETERKQIQQCLSQSSSQVFPLTSSPTMLKSLENSSIVH; encoded by the coding sequence ttatggtGGAAAAAGAGAAGAACAAACTTAGATATTGAAATGGAACAAGGTAGTTTTCAAAAGGGGGTGTTTTATTGGTGGTGTTGGAAGAAAACATCACGTTCTTTAGATGTTACAAACGTTAATAGAGACATAGAAACCTCAAATCATGAACAAGACATAGAATTGGGTGTTGAAGGCAAAGATTTGCTTTTGAAACCGTATGGTGAAGAAAGTTTGGAATTGGAATTGATGAGGTTGCATAATCTCCCTGGTCCACCAAGATTTCTCTTCACAATCACAGAAGAAACAAAGGAAGATTTGGAATCTGAAGATGGGAAATCGAAATGCGGAAGAAGCCGAAAAGGCTCAAGAACAAAGAGTTTGAGTGATTTTATCGAAACCCCTTTCGGTTTATCTCCTTTGAAGTGTTCTTCGGATTCTCTTGATTCTTATAAGCATCAAGGGTTTAATAATCCTCTTTTCGAAGCCTCCGGTGAATCGGAGTTCAACCGGTTTAGATCTTCGCCGCCTCCGAAGTTCAAGTTTTTGAGAGACGCGGAAGAGAAGTTGTATAGAAGATTGATGGAAGAATCTAGAAGAAAGGAAGTTGAGGAGAATCATGAATATGAGGTTGAAGATTCTCCTAAAAGAGAAACAGAAAGGAAACAAATTCAACAATGTTTGTCACAGAGTTCTTCTCAGGTTTTTCCTTTAACATCTTCTCCTACAATGTTGAAATCACTTGAAAACTCATCTATAGTGCATTAG